In the Clostridium gelidum genome, TACGTGCAGCAAAAGAGAAAGGGGCACCAATTATTATTCAAACAAGTGTAGATACTGCAAAATATATTGGTCATGAAAATTTAGTTGCTGTATGTAAGTCTATGGCCACAGAAGAAATGGTAGATGTGGTATTGCATTTTGACCATGCAAGGGATTTTGATGATATTAAAGAGGCAATCGACAAAGGATTTACATCAGTTATGTTTGATGGTTCTAATTTATCATTTAAAGAGAATATTATGAAGACAAGTGCAGTAGTAGAATATGCACACAGACATGGTGTTTCTGTAGAGGGTGAATTAGGGACGATAGGTGGTACTGAAGAAGGAATTCATGTAAGTGAGGATAATAAGGTTTATACTGACCCAAAGCAATGTGTAGAGTTTGTTAAAGCAACAGGTGTAGATGCTTTGGCAATTGGAATCGGCACTAATCATGGTCAATATAAATCTAAAACAGAAGTAAATATACCACTATTAAAAGAAATCAATGCGCTAGTAGATATACCTTTAGTTATTCATGGGGGTACAGGTGTTAATGAAAAGGATATTCATGAATTAATTGATAATGGGATCCGTAAATTTAATGTAGGGACTGAGTTGTTAGTAACATGGACAAAAATAGCGAAAGAAACATTTGCAGAAACAAAAGTAGACAAGTCATTACGTCATAATATTATTCCTTGTAATGAGGCAATAAAAGAAATTGTAAAACATAAAATTGATATCTTTATGAATAAATAAGGTAGTCTCTCTGAAGCAAAATAATTACGAGAATTCTGCTAGTCTTTTCCATAAGAGATAGAGAAGATTAGAATAATAAGGAGAGTACAGGGAATTCCTTGTGCTCTTTCTTAATATATAAATTATGGGGTGATTGAATGGATAAAATTTTGATTTTATTAGCAGGTTTACCTGGAACAGGAAAAACCTAC is a window encoding:
- a CDS encoding class II fructose-bisphosphate aldolase, producing the protein MYTTLKEVTQRAEELNYTVGAFNAHNLEMIPDMIRAAKEKGAPIIIQTSVDTAKYIGHENLVAVCKSMATEEMVDVVLHFDHARDFDDIKEAIDKGFTSVMFDGSNLSFKENIMKTSAVVEYAHRHGVSVEGELGTIGGTEEGIHVSEDNKVYTDPKQCVEFVKATGVDALAIGIGTNHGQYKSKTEVNIPLLKEINALVDIPLVIHGGTGVNEKDIHELIDNGIRKFNVGTELLVTWTKIAKETFAETKVDKSLRHNIIPCNEAIKEIVKHKIDIFMNK